One Chloroflexota bacterium DNA segment encodes these proteins:
- a CDS encoding ABC-F family ATP-binding cassette domain-containing protein, which produces MSVLIANNLGKWFGAEQIFEAVSFQVARGDKIALVGVNGAGKSTLMKIIAGIDSSSEGSLHRSRGLRVTYQAQEATFAADSTLEREAHAAFAALSNIEDEMRQLEVTIANPDDPQWEQAMERYGELQHRYEHAGGYEKEHRITRTIQGLGFTDAQWTQPIAQFSGGQRTRAALAVALLGDPDILLLDEPTNHLDMAALEWLEDFLRDWEGTLIVISHDRYFLDRVSNRTWEMEWGRLQDYAAPYSKYQTIKAERMERLAKEFEAQQQMIAKTEEFIRRFKAGVRAREAKGRERRLNRFKEGWNSIHGHVKAIEGPQRRKELKFALQTNLRSGDVVLALEQLGVGYTENGQNTTLLQFDELYVMRGERVALLGPNGSGKSTLLKTVVDQLKPLAGSFEVGANVQLGYYAQGHEGLDFNNTILDEVLRHNPQMGETRARTMLGNFLFTSDDVFKQIRDLSGGERSRVALSQLMLNGGNFLMLDEPTNHLDIQAREALEGVLNDFNGTLLFVSHDRYFIDAVADTLWLVNDDGSITRFPGNYSALAAQRENERRAAEAAAIEAKRAAERQTKANKANPTPVPASTKRQLQNLEREIASLEQRKAALDAEIMQASIKQDSRKIGELGTQYAALENQLSDYYTRWEQLAEEVGA; this is translated from the coding sequence ATGTCTGTCTTAATTGCTAATAATCTCGGCAAATGGTTTGGAGCCGAACAAATATTTGAAGCTGTCTCGTTCCAAGTGGCTCGTGGCGACAAAATCGCCTTGGTTGGGGTCAATGGCGCGGGCAAATCTACGTTAATGAAAATTATCGCTGGCATCGATAGTTCCAGCGAAGGCTCGTTGCATCGCTCACGCGGTTTGCGCGTGACCTACCAAGCTCAAGAAGCGACGTTCGCTGCCGATTCGACCTTGGAGCGCGAAGCGCATGCCGCCTTTGCCGCACTAAGCAACATCGAAGACGAAATGCGCCAGCTCGAAGTCACGATCGCCAATCCCGATGATCCCCAATGGGAGCAGGCGATGGAACGGTATGGCGAGTTGCAACATCGCTATGAGCATGCTGGCGGCTATGAAAAAGAGCATCGCATCACCCGTACCATCCAAGGTTTGGGCTTTACTGATGCTCAATGGACTCAGCCCATCGCTCAGTTTAGTGGTGGCCAACGCACCCGCGCTGCACTCGCCGTGGCTCTCTTGGGCGATCCGGATATTCTATTGCTCGACGAGCCAACCAACCACTTGGATATGGCGGCCTTGGAATGGCTCGAAGACTTTTTGCGCGATTGGGAAGGCACATTAATCGTGATTTCCCACGACCGCTACTTCCTCGATCGGGTTTCTAACCGCACCTGGGAAATGGAATGGGGCCGCTTGCAGGATTACGCCGCACCCTATTCTAAATACCAAACGATCAAAGCCGAACGCATGGAGCGTTTAGCCAAAGAATTTGAAGCCCAGCAACAGATGATCGCCAAAACCGAGGAATTTATTCGGCGCTTCAAGGCTGGGGTTCGCGCCCGCGAAGCCAAAGGCCGCGAACGCCGACTTAATCGCTTTAAAGAAGGCTGGAATAGTATTCACGGCCATGTTAAGGCGATTGAAGGCCCGCAACGGCGCAAAGAACTTAAATTTGCTTTGCAAACCAACCTTCGTTCTGGCGATGTGGTCTTGGCATTAGAGCAATTGGGCGTTGGCTACACCGAGAACGGCCAAAACACCACTTTGCTGCAATTTGATGAGTTGTATGTAATGCGCGGCGAACGGGTGGCCTTGCTGGGGCCAAATGGCAGCGGCAAATCAACCTTGCTCAAAACCGTGGTTGACCAACTCAAGCCCTTGGCTGGTAGCTTTGAAGTTGGAGCAAATGTACAACTTGGTTATTATGCTCAAGGTCACGAAGGCCTCGATTTCAACAACACGATTTTGGATGAAGTGCTGCGCCATAACCCGCAAATGGGTGAAACCCGGGCACGCACCATGCTCGGCAACTTCTTATTTACCAGCGATGATGTATTCAAGCAAATTCGCGATCTTTCGGGCGGCGAGCGTTCGCGAGTGGCCTTATCGCAGTTGATGCTCAACGGCGGCAATTTCTTGATGCTCGACGAGCCAACCAACCACTTGGATATTCAGGCCCGCGAGGCACTTGAAGGCGTGCTTAACGATTTTAATGGTACCTTACTGTTTGTCTCGCACGACCGCTATTTTATCGATGCAGTCGCTGATACCTTGTGGTTGGTCAACGACGATGGCAGCATTACGCGCTTCCCGGGCAACTATTCGGCGCTTGCTGCTCAGCGGGAAAACGAACGGCGTGCTGCTGAAGCCGCCGCGATCGAAGCCAAACGCGCTGCCGAACGCCAAACCAAGGCCAACAAAGCCAATCCAACGCCTGTGCCAGCCAGTACCAAGCGCCAATTGCAAAATCTTGAGCGCGAAATTGCCAGCCTAGAGCAACGCAAAGCCGCGCTTGATGCCGAAATTATGCAAGCATCAATCAAGCAAGATAGCCGCAAAATTGGCGAGCTTGGCACGCAATATGCCGCACTCGAAAACCAACTCAGCGATTATTACACCCGCTGGGAGCAATTGGCCGAAGAAGTTGGAGCGTAA
- a CDS encoding GAF domain-containing protein, with translation MPTTEALVRARAELECIQEFGRIIHSTRDRFVVYESFYQLLEQVVPIDHGNISFFDAQQNLRHVYVIAHRRGNFADEPVTIKPHTPSAWILRQRKPLLFENIYIDSHSEINLEHALGADLHHASCSWLGLPIMLGSQLLGLVTIQHHETAAYGDRELQLLQTLSLMLATTINQIQRVEELEVLRLALSAPTIPVDQHLWIVPVIGRVDQQRLTILQTILLGHVERQRIRYVVLDLTGMRSFDPQATGLFNKLIGALRLLGATCIVSGVQAENSAVLSPILSQHNVLIVRDVQQSLRYLKRQI, from the coding sequence ATGCCGACGACTGAGGCGTTGGTGCGGGCACGAGCCGAGTTGGAGTGTATTCAAGAGTTTGGCCGCATTATCCATAGTACCCGCGATCGGTTTGTGGTCTATGAGTCGTTTTATCAATTACTTGAGCAGGTTGTGCCGATCGATCATGGCAACATCAGCTTTTTTGATGCGCAGCAGAATTTGCGTCATGTCTATGTGATTGCCCATCGGCGTGGTAATTTTGCTGATGAGCCAGTTACGATTAAACCGCATACGCCCAGTGCTTGGATTTTACGTCAGCGCAAACCACTGCTGTTTGAAAATATCTACATTGATAGCCATAGCGAAATTAACCTTGAGCATGCGCTCGGAGCCGATTTGCACCACGCTAGTTGCAGTTGGCTCGGCTTGCCAATTATGTTGGGCAGTCAATTGTTGGGCTTGGTGACGATTCAACATCATGAAACGGCGGCGTATGGCGACCGCGAACTACAATTGTTGCAAACCCTCAGTTTAATGCTGGCCACCACGATCAACCAGATTCAACGAGTTGAAGAATTGGAAGTGCTGCGCTTGGCCTTGAGTGCTCCCACGATTCCGGTTGATCAACATTTATGGATTGTGCCAGTGATTGGGCGAGTTGATCAACAGCGCCTCACAATTTTGCAAACGATTCTTTTGGGCCATGTTGAGCGCCAACGGATTCGCTATGTGGTGCTCGATTTAACGGGCATGCGCTCGTTTGACCCTCAGGCAACTGGCTTATTCAATAAATTAATCGGCGCATTGCGCTTATTGGGTGCAACTTGCATTGTTAGCGGAGTGCAGGCCGAAAATAGCGCAGTGCTTAGCCCAATTTTGAGCCAGCATAATGTGCTAATTGTGCGTGATGTGCAGCAAAGTTTGCGCTATCTCAAGCGCCAAATTTGA
- a CDS encoding GAF domain-containing protein, translated as MRVLDAPTNQARPTPQPRLTPAMSFGLATLGVFVGVGWLWLAPHWLALLITLGSLSLLLGQAWASIQRTERERTVLAQAHSALDSEYNSIQADYATLERAYEDLQQSYQRLQRRVDERTAERDQSTNQLQTLLDDTRSYVAQLTALNEVSVALNATLDRDEVLACILRQLERVVTFDSASVQQLEDDELQVIAARGMNNEVYDMRISVPDNELARKVVGSPAPVVLGDVRKDPSFVMQPGPIRSWIGVALRVGERTVGILTVDSHRENAYTADDGHLVANFANQAALALHNSHLFAAAERRATEMALLLEMTRTVGSTLHLPEVLLRAAAAIGEALHAEDVLVLLLDEQGERLTPQAGAMGDHNYLRMRWASPTSLSNEPTLAKVIKQGCARVIHAVSPTIPYQTLLALPLSIKEQVLGVVLVATPDRDAPFGPQQLVLAEGLATSAAIAIEQARLYDQARRAAQAEERSRLARELHDSVTQTLFSMTLTAEAARAQVERNPVRAATQIDRLKAAAHQSLGEMRELLLQLRPTPLQEHGIIKSLRDHIASLNAQEVAINLECEGEDSVLSPANAAGLYRIAQEAIANALRHAQATNVRVSFSFASKSTTLMVKDNGCGFDPDLLERSGRHLGLTSMAERAGELGGTLAVQSVVGEGTCLTVHLHG; from the coding sequence ATGCGTGTTCTTGATGCCCCAACCAATCAAGCACGACCAACCCCTCAACCACGATTAACCCCAGCCATGAGTTTTGGCTTGGCAACACTTGGTGTTTTTGTGGGGGTTGGCTGGCTCTGGCTTGCACCACACTGGCTAGCATTGCTGATTACGCTTGGCTCATTAAGCCTTTTGCTCGGCCAAGCATGGGCGAGTATCCAACGCACTGAACGCGAACGCACGGTTTTAGCCCAAGCGCATAGTGCCCTCGATAGCGAATATAACAGCATTCAAGCTGATTATGCCACGCTCGAACGGGCCTACGAAGATTTGCAACAATCGTATCAGCGCTTGCAACGCCGAGTCGATGAACGCACCGCCGAACGCGATCAATCGACCAATCAGTTGCAAACCTTGCTTGATGATACCCGTTCGTATGTCGCCCAACTAACTGCCCTGAATGAAGTTTCAGTTGCCTTGAACGCTACGCTTGATCGTGATGAAGTGTTAGCCTGTATTTTGCGCCAACTTGAACGGGTGGTTACCTTTGATAGCGCTTCGGTTCAGCAGCTTGAAGATGATGAATTGCAGGTAATCGCTGCCCGCGGCATGAACAACGAAGTCTATGATATGCGGATTTCGGTGCCCGATAATGAATTGGCGCGGAAAGTGGTTGGCTCGCCTGCACCAGTGGTTTTGGGCGATGTGCGCAAAGATCCATCGTTTGTGATGCAGCCTGGTCCAATTCGTTCATGGATTGGAGTGGCCTTGCGGGTGGGCGAACGCACGGTCGGCATTTTGACCGTCGATAGCCATCGCGAAAATGCCTATACTGCCGATGATGGCCACTTGGTCGCTAACTTTGCCAACCAAGCAGCCTTGGCCTTGCACAACTCACATCTGTTTGCTGCTGCCGAACGTCGCGCCACCGAAATGGCCTTGCTTTTAGAAATGACCCGCACGGTTGGCTCAACCTTGCACTTACCCGAAGTGTTGCTACGTGCCGCCGCCGCCATTGGCGAGGCCTTGCATGCTGAAGATGTATTGGTGTTATTGCTTGATGAACAGGGCGAGCGTTTGACTCCCCAAGCTGGGGCAATGGGCGACCACAACTACTTGCGCATGCGCTGGGCTAGCCCAACCTCGTTGAGTAACGAGCCAACTTTAGCCAAAGTGATCAAACAAGGCTGCGCCAGAGTAATTCATGCGGTTTCGCCGACGATTCCTTACCAAACCTTGTTGGCCTTGCCATTGAGCATCAAAGAGCAAGTTTTAGGGGTTGTCTTGGTGGCCACGCCTGATCGTGATGCGCCGTTTGGGCCGCAGCAATTGGTTTTAGCTGAAGGCTTAGCCACCTCAGCCGCCATCGCGATCGAACAAGCCCGCTTGTATGATCAAGCACGACGCGCGGCTCAAGCTGAGGAGCGTTCGCGTTTGGCCCGTGAATTACATGATTCGGTCACCCAAACCTTGTTTAGTATGACCTTGACGGCTGAAGCTGCTCGTGCCCAAGTTGAGCGCAACCCAGTTCGAGCGGCGACCCAAATTGATCGCTTGAAGGCCGCAGCTCATCAATCGCTCGGCGAAATGCGCGAACTCTTGCTGCAATTGCGCCCAACGCCTTTGCAAGAACATGGCATTATCAAATCGCTGCGCGACCATATTGCCAGCTTGAATGCTCAAGAAGTTGCAATTAATTTAGAGTGCGAGGGCGAGGATTCGGTGCTTAGTCCAGCCAATGCGGCTGGCTTATATCGAATTGCCCAAGAAGCGATTGCCAATGCCTTGCGCCATGCCCAAGCAACCAATGTACGGGTAAGCTTCAGCTTTGCCAGCAAATCGACAACCTTGATGGTCAAAGATAATGGCTGTGGCTTCGACCCCGATTTATTGGAGCGCAGTGGCCGCCATTTGGGGTTAACCAGTATGGCTGAGCGTGCCGGAGAACTTGGTGGCACGCTCGCTGTGCAAAGCGTCGTTGGCGAAGGCACCTGCTTAACCGTGCACTTGCATGGTTAG
- the sugE gene encoding quaternary ammonium compound efflux SMR transporter SugE, with product MAWFYLIVAGVLEVGWAVGLKYSEGLTKLGPSLATGVMLAASMALLGMALRDLPLGTAYAIWTGIGTAGTAILGIWLFGESAQPLRLACLVMIVAGIIGLKLLAGKPA from the coding sequence ATGGCTTGGTTCTATTTAATTGTGGCAGGTGTTTTAGAAGTTGGTTGGGCGGTTGGGTTAAAATATAGCGAAGGGTTAACCAAGCTTGGCCCAAGCCTTGCCACGGGTGTGATGCTTGCGGCGAGTATGGCGCTGTTGGGGATGGCCTTGCGTGATTTGCCCCTAGGCACAGCCTATGCAATCTGGACAGGGATTGGCACGGCTGGCACGGCAATTTTAGGTATTTGGTTATTTGGCGAATCGGCTCAACCGTTGCGGCTGGCCTGTTTGGTGATGATCGTTGCGGGTATTATCGGGCTAAAATTATTAGCTGGCAAGCCTGCCTAA
- a CDS encoding Lrp/AsnC family transcriptional regulator → MTMDELDQAILEVLQTDARLPNRAIASKVGSSEPTVRRRIERLVDEGLIKIVAVASPYALGYQVVAIIGMQIDRAYQRQIEQALCNLPHVHFVGLTLGSYDVVLEAWLRSTDELLELLADHIAPLPGVQRVEPWQVLKLSKYNYDWGNQPSISNSHH, encoded by the coding sequence ATGACAATGGACGAGCTTGATCAGGCCATTTTAGAAGTTCTGCAAACCGATGCCCGTCTGCCCAATCGGGCGATTGCCAGCAAAGTTGGAAGCAGCGAGCCAACCGTGCGCCGCCGCATCGAACGCTTGGTTGACGAAGGGTTAATTAAAATTGTCGCGGTGGCCTCGCCCTATGCATTGGGCTATCAGGTGGTAGCAATCATTGGTATGCAAATCGATCGAGCCTACCAGCGCCAAATTGAACAAGCCTTATGTAATTTGCCCCATGTGCATTTTGTTGGCCTCACCTTGGGTAGCTATGATGTTGTGTTAGAGGCTTGGCTCCGCTCCACTGATGAATTATTAGAGCTGTTGGCCGACCATATCGCGCCCTTGCCAGGAGTCCAGCGGGTCGAGCCATGGCAAGTTTTGAAGCTCAGCAAATACAATTACGATTGGGGCAATCAGCCTTCGATCAGCAATTCTCACCATTGA
- a CDS encoding GAF domain-containing protein yields MTAYESSRHHQPVEQTILAIHELIRAILLPRDLADVCRSIFEQLHHVLRFDAGFIEQYQPKTDTMQTIYSIDEGIENVVPYAWDYRRSKVVAWIIANQQLVRFDDLHEDLPKRFTVENTRSFGQAEKRSRAWMSVPLLIGADFVGVLNIQSYQPALYGEFEEALLSTVASSVALALDNAQVLAELELEVSELDIPRIPLSDDVLIVPLIGVLDRLRWENLTHTILETLRERGCEHVLLDGSGLLTFDPDAIQAISTIVKAIELIGAKSMLIGLRPSLIEGLIRAGIHLTNIRTARDLPMGLAMLGIRTS; encoded by the coding sequence ATGACAGCCTATGAAAGTAGCCGCCATCATCAGCCAGTTGAGCAAACGATTCTGGCGATTCATGAATTGATTCGGGCGATTTTACTGCCGCGTGATTTGGCTGATGTTTGTCGCAGCATTTTTGAGCAATTGCATCACGTGTTGCGCTTTGATGCTGGCTTTATCGAGCAATATCAGCCCAAAACCGATACCATGCAAACGATCTACTCGATTGATGAGGGCATTGAAAACGTTGTGCCCTATGCTTGGGATTATCGACGCTCCAAAGTCGTAGCCTGGATTATTGCCAACCAGCAATTGGTGCGCTTTGATGATTTGCATGAAGATTTGCCCAAACGTTTTACCGTGGAAAACACTCGCAGCTTTGGCCAAGCAGAGAAACGTTCACGCGCTTGGATGAGCGTGCCCTTGCTGATTGGCGCTGATTTTGTGGGCGTGTTGAATATTCAGAGCTATCAGCCTGCCTTGTATGGTGAGTTTGAAGAAGCCTTATTGAGCACGGTCGCCAGTTCGGTGGCTTTGGCGCTCGATAATGCCCAAGTTTTGGCTGAGCTAGAGCTAGAAGTCAGCGAACTCGATATTCCGCGCATCCCACTTTCCGATGATGTATTGATTGTGCCCTTGATTGGGGTGCTCGATCGGCTGCGCTGGGAAAACCTGACCCATACAATTCTTGAAACCTTGCGCGAGCGTGGTTGTGAGCATGTACTGCTCGATGGCAGTGGCTTATTAACTTTTGATCCCGATGCGATTCAAGCAATTAGCACGATTGTTAAAGCGATTGAATTGATCGGGGCCAAAAGCATGTTGATTGGCCTACGCCCGAGCTTGATTGAAGGCCTCATTCGGGCAGGCATTCATCTCACTAACATTCGCACCGCCCGCGATTTGCCCATGGGCTTGGCGATGTTGGGCATTCGCACAAGTTGA
- a CDS encoding CSLREA domain-containing protein has translation MHLKTLIGLGSMLLALATAGIGHAQQTPVTLAAASIFTVTTFNDEINQNGQCSLREAIVAANTNSVSADCGNGALVTTINLASGTYTLNIDNPVPVGTEFRLDDDSGLYGDLDITDTLSLVGAAPNLTIISGLSVANTNRILHIHSGTVNLSNLSLIEARSPWNGAAIYNQAQLILNNVNLNNNQTVLNFNYNDNLDALHGGAIYNAGSLSISNSALTGNRTAAALHDFNGGAIYNTAQLTINAVGFRQNQAVNGGAIYSTSADQQVSISTSEFTDNKAIIVNDNEDPQGGALWLNSTTTISNTIFRSNEANAGGAIYALKALTINTSIFDRNTAGSGHGIAHGTAIHSKGQSNINRSIFKSNAGDSAAIGNAGTMQLDRATIIDNSNRAIEFMGTAPIGTGGGIHNTNQLTIINSTISNNTANLAGAGVYNSRLLHLINTSVISNGIKFGDEDGVGGGIYTLPASTSYLTNTLISLNTAPAGADCWGATQGFYALISELDYCQLAGNTNLGDLSAQTSPLAQVDDYTWVAPLIQTSPAVDAGHNQACPASDQRGQARPIDGNGDLLARCDLGAYEFVSTQTFYHQFAPWATR, from the coding sequence ATGCATCTGAAAACGTTAATCGGTCTAGGCAGCATGCTGCTTGCTTTGGCGACCGCTGGAATTGGTCATGCCCAACAAACCCCTGTAACACTTGCGGCTGCTTCGATTTTTACCGTAACCACCTTTAATGATGAAATTAATCAGAATGGTCAATGCTCGTTGCGCGAGGCAATTGTGGCGGCCAATACCAACAGTGTCAGCGCCGATTGTGGCAATGGAGCACTAGTCACGACGATCAATTTAGCCAGCGGAACTTATACGCTGAATATCGATAACCCTGTGCCAGTTGGTACGGAGTTTCGGCTTGATGATGATAGTGGCTTATATGGCGATTTGGATATTACCGATACGCTGAGTTTGGTCGGCGCGGCTCCGAATCTGACGATCATCAGTGGCCTGAGTGTTGCCAATACCAATCGAATTCTGCATATTCATAGTGGTACGGTTAATCTGAGCAACTTGAGCTTAATCGAAGCCCGTAGCCCATGGAATGGTGCGGCAATTTATAATCAAGCTCAACTAATTCTCAACAATGTTAATCTGAATAATAATCAGACCGTGTTGAACTTTAATTACAACGATAATCTTGATGCCTTGCATGGCGGAGCAATCTACAATGCTGGCAGTTTATCAATTAGCAATAGTGCCCTAACTGGTAATCGTACTGCCGCAGCCTTGCATGATTTTAATGGCGGAGCAATTTATAATACCGCGCAGCTAACAATCAATGCGGTTGGCTTTCGCCAAAATCAAGCAGTCAATGGCGGAGCCATTTATAGCACTTCAGCTGATCAACAAGTAAGTATTAGTACTAGCGAATTTACTGATAACAAAGCAATCATTGTGAACGATAACGAAGATCCGCAAGGTGGTGCGTTGTGGTTGAATAGCACCACGACGATCAGCAATACGATCTTTCGGAGCAACGAGGCCAATGCTGGTGGTGCAATCTATGCACTCAAGGCTTTGACGATTAATACCAGCATCTTTGATCGCAATACTGCTGGAAGTGGTCATGGGATTGCTCATGGCACGGCAATTCATAGCAAAGGCCAATCGAATATCAATCGCAGTATCTTTAAATCTAATGCTGGCGATTCAGCAGCGATTGGCAATGCTGGCACGATGCAACTTGATCGCGCTACAATCATCGATAATTCCAATCGAGCAATTGAATTTATGGGTACTGCGCCAATTGGCACTGGCGGCGGCATTCATAACACCAATCAATTAACCATTATCAATAGCACGATTAGCAATAATACGGCTAATTTGGCGGGGGCAGGAGTCTATAATTCGCGTTTATTGCACTTGATCAACACCAGTGTGATTAGCAATGGCATTAAATTTGGCGATGAGGATGGGGTTGGCGGTGGAATTTATACCCTACCAGCCAGCACAAGCTACCTTACCAATACCTTGATCAGCCTCAATACTGCGCCTGCTGGAGCCGATTGCTGGGGTGCGACGCAAGGTTTTTATGCGCTGATTAGCGAACTTGATTATTGCCAACTTGCTGGAAACACCAACCTGGGCGATCTTTCAGCCCAAACCAGCCCATTAGCGCAAGTTGATGACTATACTTGGGTTGCGCCATTAATCCAAACCAGCCCAGCGGTTGATGCTGGCCACAACCAAGCCTGCCCCGCGAGCGATCAACGTGGTCAAGCGCGGCCAATCGATGGCAATGGCGATTTGTTGGCTCGCTGTGATCTTGGTGCTTACGAATTTGTTTCAACCCAA
- the coaE gene encoding dephospho-CoA kinase (Dephospho-CoA kinase (CoaE) performs the final step in coenzyme A biosynthesis.) has product MYRIGLTGNIACGKSTVVAMLHELGAAVCDADAVVHQVQAPDGSAYTPIVEAFGLGILQNQTFGQPINRQALGQIVFADQAQLRRLEALVHPIVRQTIMAWLEAQRQNNAQVVVIDAIKLIESGYPALCDAVWVVTTDPAIQLARLIETRGMSEAEALLRINAQNSQADKIAHADVVIDNSGSLAETRRQVEQAFLAIQRHD; this is encoded by the coding sequence ATGTATCGAATTGGCTTGACTGGCAATATTGCATGTGGCAAGAGCACGGTTGTGGCGATGCTCCACGAATTAGGCGCAGCTGTTTGCGATGCTGATGCCGTGGTACATCAAGTGCAAGCCCCTGATGGCAGCGCTTATACACCGATCGTCGAGGCTTTTGGCCTTGGAATTCTGCAAAACCAAACCTTTGGTCAGCCAATTAATCGTCAAGCCCTAGGCCAAATCGTTTTTGCCGATCAAGCCCAGTTGCGTCGTTTGGAAGCCTTAGTCCACCCAATTGTCCGCCAAACAATTATGGCTTGGCTGGAAGCTCAGCGCCAAAATAATGCGCAGGTTGTGGTGATCGATGCAATTAAATTGATCGAAAGTGGCTATCCTGCTTTGTGCGATGCAGTTTGGGTTGTCACTACCGATCCAGCAATTCAGCTAGCCCGCTTGATCGAAACCCGTGGTATGAGCGAAGCCGAAGCCTTGCTGCGGATTAATGCTCAAAATAGTCAGGCCGATAAAATCGCCCATGCCGATGTTGTAATTGATAATAGCGGTTCGCTCGCGGAGACTCGCCGCCAAGTTGAACAAGCATTTTTGGCGATTCAACGCCATGATTAA
- a CDS encoding VanW family protein, whose product MPGQRWRLLPSLVLGLALLGLAPSVPTASVSAAVQAQQTTAWEPYRYFAATGHNISFDVKRFYERQGDLEVFGLPLTEVIWENGFQVQYFERARLEIHPENKGTDFYILATRLGAVAAEGREAEEPFAWRTGPSYEGATFYPESGHSLGNGFRDYWTKYGGLYTFGYPISEEFSEVNAEDGQTYTVQYFERARMEWHPEHAGTKWEIQLGLLGKQYINRMGIDQNLLKPALEVQKLGSATTYYRGSNAERINNIKRAADRFKGVTVKAGQVYSFNQNVGDVSEEAGFTDGYAIVDGKLEKVVGGGLCQVSTTMYRAVFNSGMPIIERYGHSYIVYYYENILGFDATVFVPDVDFRWKNDLGTDIFMWTDTDTSAGRVTFSLWGYGDGRRATMEGPTYSNEQKPGKPVWQYDKTMRRGAVEQLVHGRAGMDVTMYRVINKANGTSNRERFFTRYYPWEDFYLYGPGVKPPAGVTIAPPRYP is encoded by the coding sequence ATGCCAGGTCAACGCTGGCGGCTCTTGCCGTCTCTGGTATTGGGATTGGCGCTCTTGGGGCTTGCGCCAAGTGTACCAACTGCCTCGGTTAGTGCTGCCGTGCAGGCACAACAAACGACTGCATGGGAGCCATATCGCTATTTTGCGGCAACTGGCCATAACATCTCATTCGATGTCAAACGCTTCTATGAACGCCAAGGTGATCTTGAGGTGTTTGGGTTGCCATTAACTGAAGTGATTTGGGAGAATGGGTTTCAGGTGCAATATTTCGAGCGTGCTCGCTTGGAGATTCACCCCGAAAATAAGGGCACAGATTTCTATATTTTAGCGACACGTTTGGGGGCAGTTGCCGCCGAAGGTCGTGAAGCTGAAGAACCTTTCGCCTGGCGCACTGGCCCTAGCTACGAAGGCGCAACCTTCTATCCTGAGTCGGGCCACTCGTTGGGCAATGGCTTTCGCGATTATTGGACTAAGTATGGCGGTTTGTACACTTTTGGCTATCCGATCAGCGAAGAATTTTCGGAAGTAAACGCCGAAGATGGCCAAACCTATACTGTCCAATATTTCGAACGCGCTCGCATGGAATGGCATCCCGAGCATGCTGGCACCAAGTGGGAAATTCAATTAGGCTTATTGGGCAAGCAATATATCAATCGCATGGGCATTGATCAAAATTTGCTCAAGCCAGCCCTCGAAGTGCAAAAACTGGGGAGTGCCACCACCTACTACCGCGGCTCTAACGCCGAACGCATCAACAACATCAAACGCGCCGCCGATCGCTTCAAAGGGGTCACGGTTAAGGCTGGTCAGGTCTATTCATTCAACCAAAATGTTGGTGATGTCTCCGAAGAGGCTGGCTTTACCGATGGCTATGCAATCGTCGATGGCAAACTTGAAAAAGTTGTTGGTGGCGGTTTATGTCAAGTATCAACCACGATGTACCGTGCAGTATTCAATAGTGGTATGCCGATTATCGAACGCTATGGCCATAGCTACATCGTGTACTATTATGAAAATATTTTGGGCTTTGATGCCACCGTCTTCGTGCCCGATGTCGATTTCCGTTGGAAAAACGACTTAGGCACCGATATTTTCATGTGGACAGACACCGACACCAGCGCTGGACGAGTAACCTTCTCGTTATGGGGCTATGGCGATGGTCGCCGCGCCACCATGGAAGGTCCAACTTATTCCAACGAGCAAAAACCAGGCAAGCCGGTTTGGCAATACGACAAAACCATGCGACGTGGCGCAGTTGAACAACTCGTCCATGGCCGCGCAGGCATGGATGTGACGATGTATCGCGTCATCAATAAGGCCAATGGTACATCAAACCGCGAACGCTTCTTCACTCGCTACTATCCATGGGAAGATTTCTATCTGTATGGACCTGGAGTTAAGCCACCAGCAGGCGTAACGATCGCCCCACCACGCTACCCATAG